taaaaaagaggaaatcTGTAAgcaatttttcttcttcaaaacaaaaaaaaaatatagatatacataaataaattatagttCTAACAATGTAAACGTTATATTACATTCTATACAAATTGAACATTTAAATgcaaaatgtatatttttgtaagTTTTTAACTGTATATTTAGGGtaaatatgataattatattttgaaatttaatattatcttttatttgaCAAGTTTTATTAGtatgtattaaatataaaaaatcattttatgGAAAGCATGTAatctttattaatatatatatatttatataatagcaCAATTCacatattgtatatatacttaaaaagaagtatatttaatatttacaacAAATTAAACTATTTGCATATGAATtcctatttaaaaaaaaaaattaatataggaaaaattatatatactgtttaaaaaaatagaacaaaaaaatatttagaaataagCAGTTCttctaaaattaaaaaggcCTATTTATAGCTGAATTTTTATAggaattaaattatatagtttatttattttttattttgattttataatttatatttatatttttgtaaatattaaaaataggttattatattttttatgtagtaACATTACTAGTAAAAAACTAAGGCAAGAAAATTGTGCAAAAAACTAAATGAAACTAAATAAgattctttttcattattgtaaaaactagattacatatacattaaaataatacaaatataattatgtaatttatgtaatttaaaaattgtgtTATAAATTTAgctatttatttacttttttaaattttaattataattcgAAAAAAATACTTGTTAATGaggatattataattatattttacaggATTAATATAGTTTTtggtatatatacaataatttaaaaattatcgtTCTCTTcaaaaaatcataaaaagaacaaaatattgTAGGAATTATATTTGATGATTTTAAtagtatttttcataaaatattattcatttatatatttacgtcGATTCATTGATCATCGTCAACAATATATGTTCCTTATATTATGTAtctttaaaagaataaataaaaaaaaatatatattccttctAAATGTATAAGCAGATAAATTACTAAaccatatatattagtagaatatattgttattctttttgatttcttatgtatatgttacaTCTTGCATATACTAttcttatttgtaaatttatttcattttatatatttctaaattaatgaaattatatgtaatattgatgccatttttgattttagtttctttttttttttttttcttatttaatattttttctaaatatatataattaattaatagagaattataaaattatgtaaattaatGTAGGGATTTATAATTCAGAAACAGtgatataaattaaacttaattaaagtagaaatattaatgaattatagtaaaacaataaaaaattactccttatttgtttttagaatatatattttttcatatattaggTAGATCGCTAGATatttcctttaaaaaaaaattatacactaaaaaaaaattgtgtcTACTTGGCGATGAattaatgcattttttataattaaattaacaaaaatatttattttttttattatttctattattgtattattataataatctaTATTTCATTCAAAATTTGAACTTTTtccaaaataaatatttataaaatttgaatttaATATGGTATAGCATTCTTAACATAagcaattattttaatatatacaggaatatataatatatgtattctctacattctatatactatataaaataaatattcaaatataaaaagtatttacGTATTTATTTCAGAATTTATTGATAAAacaacaaataaattattatataattagtttcctatatataataattagattagatattataaatatttattagttaattcaaattatttctttttaagaaaagttggtttttcttaattatgactatgataaatattatgcaatacattttaaatttatttttgtatcatAGATGTTTTGAAGTATATTATAgctatgtatattttttacttactTAAGAAgcaatgataaaaaaaaaattttaaaaagaattttgctttttattattagatgtatagtataatattattaacttcTTTATATTGATTACATTGTAatattatctatataatgggaaaaaaacaaaagacaatcatatttattaatttttttgggTTTATCCTTTTATCTTGGATATGTCCTTTTTACATTGATGttgtatgataatattatttaaggatatttgaaatactaatatttttctgtttttttttgttaatactttttttttccttctagcttatttatactattaaataacaaatatttacgtattatttttttagagcATGTTCAATATATCATTGGATAAGTACTGCGAGCTtaagaaaatacaaaaaacaaGGAATTATAGATTACTAGGAAAGTGTACACATAATATggatttaaattttatatgtacaaatgaagaaatactaaatattggattaaataatagaaacgatatatgtaataatgaagaaaGTGTGAAAACACAAATGAAGCAGTCAAATGGAAGTTCACCAGGAAATACAAGAggtcataaaaaatatatgaaaaataaaacttgtacatttgaaacaaaaaaatattctcgtatagaaaaaaatattcaaggAACTTGATTATCaggattttcttaaaaacaacAGAACAATTAGTGATAAgttgtacaaaaaaataataattaaaaaaaacagattACGGTTTGCTTTGcctttattattgtttttgttGTTTTCATTAGGATTAATATTagatttttcttataattgTGGCCTTAGTAGGGGGTTATATAAGTTATTGAGTTTTTCATTAGGTCCGTCAATAATGAAGAAGTTTCACTGTTATTTGAAATCCACTGTTGGCTCGTTTTTCAAGTATACCAATGATAATAGTAGTAaagatttttatataacaccgttttttcattttataatatactgCGTACTCTTCTTTATATTTGGTATAACTCTTATATtaggaattatttattaccataaaaaagttaaaaaatttgaaaaaattaaattcagGAAAAGATAAAgtgaatattaataaatgtatttctttttgtaataaattccttaatataaaatagctTCTATAATATCATTAACTATATGCTTATTAGAAATACTCATAACTGATTATATTTTGGAGCTgaactcatatatatatatagtatttttgatatatatgtgtaaaaatatattttctaagaTTTTTCGGAAtttgaatgttttaatattttttaatttacattataatatattgtactactttgaataaatataatagttttgtatatattttttcgttttataattttttctatgaaaatataatatatatttatgtgtattaaaatgaataatgtaATTCAAGATTCATATAATGATATTGATTGTGATAAGTTATAATTGATATAAAACATTCgttttttgttcattatttttttctaatctataatgattataatttctttccattaagaaaatgtattattaatattgtatTCGAACTGAATAGGtcttctttattatataatgattagaagacaatatattttcttagaatgatacatatatatatatttatatacttaaaaaaaattaaaatttattgtataGAAGTAATTCTTAGGGAAATAAACtatgaaacaaaataaaaaaaaaaaaaaattttaatatatgctattttttttcttaatgaTATCCTTATTAGGACattagtatataataaatatcatttatttattaaatatccactgtttataattctttaagAATTTATACGTTTTTTATCTTTCCATTTAAATAGAtagttaattttattactttatatttttctttattattgtgttaattctattttggagacttaaatatatattatatagaaaatttatgaataaattaactatatattttttttaaatttcacatacttaaaaaattaattcattgaagttgaaaatatattaatatataatacatataaattccctttttctttcgtttttcatatttttagcaatttaaatatatgcttatgtCTATAAGAAGGTGAATTATTGTTAAGggagataaataaatatatattttttacatgatcatataataatgtgtaggtaattctttatatgtatatttcctattttttacgtgaatatttataatactaGTTATTACCATTTTGGaggtgtgtatatatacatatagtttatattgtaaattaataattcatttatattcataatgtcatttttaaaataatataaaaataaaaaaaaaagaagaactACTTTTTTGTAAGCAAAAATTAATGAGTAATATAGATTTTCTTTATCAACTAAGTTTTAATAAGGTTTGTTTTATagtatacattatttattttacgtGGAATAAGTAGATAAGTGTAATACATAAgcataaatatgaaaatatttttcgagtattttttttcaataaattatatttttattccttacAAATAAACGTTTTAATATAGTACTAATATATGTTTGAgtttgataaatatatatacttacactattaattattcattaaaataatccatgtacattaattttaattttttttttaaaatatatatctgaGCTACAGAGAATGAGACggatatatatagaatattctttatggaaaaatgaaaacatgaCTAAAAAGAATTTTGCTAAAAGAAgcaattactttttttatttaaccttgtgtttatttttaatataaagtaatacTATAATtagttaaaatatgttattctCTACAAATAACATGTATGAGCATAgatgtatgtaaatattctaccgttaatatacaaattcttttatgtttttttttaattgaaatattatatttaaaataaatattaataaaacaaaaaagaaaataaattgatgaatttaaaaatattttatttataaataacacaattccataacattaaaaaatataatttttaaaaaataagctgcaattataaaaaattagttcGTACTTtctttaaacatatatttctttgttGATTAGTTGgtacattataaaataaatttttttaattatatttggaATGTAAAAATCTTTATATGAATAAGGACCAACTAaatcataaattttaatttagatgacacaaaatattttctttaattaatatatgttttaataattaatattcattaagaataataagtggtttatctaaaatataaaatttgcaaaattataatttctaaTAGCATAAATTAcacaaatttattaataatagttttaatatatagggtaatgtattatatatatatatcctctATCTTCTCTATTAGGCATAAACtgaatatttacatataattagaAATGTCATATATCTAAGTTATtctgaaataaataaaaaaaaattatataatatttaactaaataaataattaaataatattttttttttgaatatttatagttcaattcaaattattttattttgaaggCTCttgatttttattaaaatatacttaatcataaaataatataatatatttttcatttatatttctatgtAGTTTTTTCAAAGTGCATTCTAGTTATGTATATTTCATCAACACTTTAcctcaaaaatataaaaaataataaaaaaaaattaaataaatatttatagtgTCCTTTATCATTAGacgaatattatattattattaatttattcattattttaaatattacaatattaaagatatattatatggaactaagaattaataaaatattatttaatataatatctgCTTTTAGCTTTCTATCGggaattttcttttttaaaaatgatggggtatgataatattgtatatattattgtataatttctaattttcgtatttttttttttattaatacagttttttacaattaaattatttatacattttaataataaatatttgttttttgtttttttatcagATTACGTTTaaagattttttatatgGAAATTGCATTATGAGTAAAAGTTTATATACAAGAAATTATCGATTactaacaaaatataatcagGATAAAgattcaaataatatatatttaaacgaAAGATTTCCAATTAATGGtgcaaatgaaaataaagatatttataataatatattgtgGTATATagacaaaaacaaaaaatgcaataaaaatatgttaaataagGCTCAGTACTATACAGAAGTTGTGGATTACAATAATGGAATAtttgatggaaaacatttccattttgaaaaaagattaatcaaaaaaaaggattatgATCATTTTCTTGAAAAGCAGAGAAGAATTCAAAATATAGctttaaaaaagattaagCTTAGAAATTACCGATTTGTaggtattatattattactttttttcttgttgGGTATAGGATTACCAATATTACAAGGATTTAAATTGCTACAAAGTGCAGGAGATAGTATTAAAGCATTTTCATGGGTAAAATCCTTTTGGGATATTGTTGAATCATGGTTAGATAATgcaaaatatcatttttttataatatcatatggaacaattattttcatattatttgtaatacTTTTAATAACGCTTCccaatattttaagaaataatgaaaaatataataaattgaagTTGATGATGGAGTAAAAtaagttataatatatgtgaatTTTTCTCAAAGGTAGTTATTTATAtgaagtaatatatttaaagtcTTTGGTGGTATATTCCTAATATGAATTCCTATAATTGGAATAATTCCATAATTTCATGTGTGTATaatttgatatattaatacacaaaattaagtatatatttcgttaatttttttttgaatttaaatatttttaaagatacattttgaattttaatgtattatttcaGCTTAATTATATCtagaataatacatatatatgtatatttaaataaatatttgtgaAAAATCTACGTCTTTgctttaaaatgaatatataatatcaaaacttatataattttatagaCCTCtggtaatatttatttctactAAATTGTACTATTCTTTATATTGTATCATATTATGTCTAAAATTACATTTCAGTTTATTACGAaactatattattaacatgaAACTAGAAATAAAACTGTCCTTATGTTGAACCTAATTATAAGAAGCTAAAGTATAATGATGTattgatatttatatatatgtttatttttttttcttcgcTTAAAAACACAGTTATtgcttattatttaaaataagctttacgaaaaatatacaacaaAACATATCTATTGTAGAAGTCATTATAAGGAACATGTAgcttttttgaattttattaaagtaaaattataaatgtataataaaattatatgcaccttaataataattatttataattgtttaCAAACTAGGGTTATTTAAATCTTTGCACTTAACAGTTAAAAAggattattatattcttagTGTACATGATTGTTGAAAAaatctatt
The genomic region above belongs to Plasmodium malariae genome assembly, contig: PmUG01_00_8, whole genome shotgun sequence and contains:
- the PmUG01_00020200 gene encoding fam-m protein codes for the protein MELRINKILFNIISAFSFLSGIFFFKNDGITFKDFLYGNCIMSKSLYTRNYRLLTKYNQDKDSNNIYLNERFPINGANENKDIYNNILWYIDKNKKCNKNMLNKAQYYTEVVDYNNGIFDGKHFHFEKRLIKKKDYDHFLEKQRRIQNIALKKIKLRNYRFVGIILLLFFLLGIGLPILQGFKLLQSAGDSIKAFSWVKSFWDIVESWLDNAKYHFFIISYGTIIFILFVILLITLPNILRNNEKYNKLKLMME